A stretch of the Malus domestica chromosome 08, GDT2T_hap1 genome encodes the following:
- the LOC103441334 gene encoding flotillin-like protein 4 — protein sequence MYKVASPSEYLVITGIGIKDIKLAKKAWIFPGQSFIIFDMSPVNYTFEVQAMSSEKLPFMLPAVFTIGPRIDDIHSLHKYAKLISRHDKLSSHVKELVQGIIEGETRVLAASMTMEEVFRGTKEFKQEVFEKVQLELNQFGLLIYNANVKQLVDVPGHEYFSYLGQKTQMEAANQARVDVAEARKKGEIGSKMREGETLQYAAKIDAETKIYGTKREGEGRMAEIKVKAEVKVYENVREAEVAEANAELAKKKAGWAKEAQVAEVEAAKAVALRDAELQTEVERMNVLTRTEKLKAEFLSKASVEYETKVHEANWELYNKQKVSEAILFQREKEAEAKKALAEVEFYGRQQVADGEFYAKKKEAEGLMALGQAQGAYLRHLLDAVGGNYAAMRDFMMINSGMFQEIAKINAEAMRGLQPKISIWTNGGGEGGDGGANGAMKEVAGVYKMLPPLFKTVHEQTGMSPPTWMGTLDNSHSSN from the exons ATGTATAAAGTAGCAAGCCCTTCAGAGTATCTGGTGATCACCGGGATCGGAATCAAAGACATAAAGCTTGCAAAGAAGGCATGGATTTTCCCCGGCCAGTCCTTCATAATCTTCGACATGTCCCCCGTCAACTATACCTTCGAAGTCCAAGCCATGAGCTCCGAAAAGCTCCCCTTCATGCTGCCCGCCGTCTTCACCATCGGCCCACGCATCGATGACATCCACAGTCTCCACAAGTACGCCAAGCTCATTTCCCGCCATGACAAGCTCTCTAGCCACGTGAAAGAGCTTGTTCAGGGGATCATTGAGGGCGAGACTCGTGTTCTCGCGGCCTCGATGACCATGGAGGAGGTGTTTAGGGGGACAAAAGAGTTTAAGCAAGAGGTGTTTGAGAAGGTCCAGTTGGAACTCAATCAGTTTGGGCTTTTGATTTATAATGCAAATGTCAAGCAGTTGGTGGATGTGCCGGGGCATGAGTATTTTAGTTACTTGGGGCAGAAAACACAGATGGAGGCGGCGAATCAGGCAAGGGTTGACGTGGCGGAGGCAAGAAAGAAGGGGGAGATAGGGTCGAAGATGAGGGAGGGCGAGACGCTGCAGTACGCGGCCAAGATTGACGCAGAGACGAAGATATATGGGACGAAGAGGGAGGGGGAGGGGAGGATGGCGGAGATTAAGGTGAAGGCGGAGGTGAAGGTGTATGAGAATGTGAGGGAGGCTGAGGTGGCTGAGGCAAATGCTGAGCTGGCCAAGAAGAAGGCCGGGTGGGCGAAAGAGGCGCAGGTGGCGGAGGTGGAGGCCGCAAAGGCTGTGGCATTGAGGGATGCCGAGTTGCAAACGGAGGTTGAGAGGATGAATGTCTTGACTAGGACGGAGAAGCTAAAGGCTGAGTTCTTGAGCAAGGCTAGCGTTGAGTATGAAACAAAG GTACATGAGGCGAATTGGGAGTTATACAACAAACAAAAAGTCTCAGAggcaattcttttccaaagggAGAAAGAGGCAGAGGCCAAAAAGGCATTGGCGGAGGTAGAATTCTATGGACGTCAACAAGTTGCCGACGGAGAATTTTATGCAAAGAAAAAAGAGGCTGAGGGACTCATGGCCCTTGGACAAGCTCAAGGTGCATATCTACGCCACCTTTTGGATGCAGTTGGAGGAAACTATGCAGCCATGAGAGACTTTATGATGATCAACAGTGGCATGTTTCAAGAAATTGCTAAGATCAATGCCGAGGCCATGCGCGGACTTCAGCCGAAAATCAGCATTTGGACAAATGGTGGGGGAGAAGGTGGTGATGGCGGTGCAAATGGGGCAATGAAGGAGGTTGCCGGAGTTTACAAGATGTTGCCACCATTGTTCAAGACGGTTCATGAACAAACCGGTATGTCGCCTCCTACTTGGATGGGCACTTTGGACAATTCCCACTCTAGCAACTAA
- the LOC103441245 gene encoding hydroxyproline O-arabinosyltransferase 1-like, which produces MGCGNFFCNVLLTFSVALITYNIIISANSPLQQDLPGPSRSSSSVAVDPIIQMPMHRSRGKSGSSKRLFHTAVTASDSVYNTWQCRIMYYWFKKFQNEPGSEMGGFTRILHNGKPDKYMDEIPTFIAQPLPAGMDRGYIVLNRPWAFVQWLQQADIKEDYILMSEPDHVIVKPIPNLSIDGLGAAFPFFYIEPTKYESVLRKYFPEDKGPITKIDPIGNSPVIVGKESLKKIAPTWMNVSLAMKKDPETDKAFGWVLEMYAYAVASAHHGVGNILYKDFMLQPPWDKEIGKKFIIHYTYGCDYNMKGELTYGKIGEWRFDKRSYDTVAPPRNLPMPPHGVPESVVTLVKMLNEATANIPSWGE; this is translated from the exons ATGGGTTGTGGGAATTTCTTCTGCAACGTACTCCTGACCTTCTCCGTGGCTCTGATCACATACAACATCATCATCTCAGCCAATTCACCACTCCAGCAGGACCTTCCCGGTCCGTCGAGATCATCATCGTCGGTTGCAGTGGACCCCATCATCCAGATGCCAATGCACAGATCGCGAGGCAAATCGGGGAGCTCCAAGCGACTGTTCCACACGGCGGTGACAGCCTCCGACTCCGTCTACAACACGTGGCAGTGCAGGATCATGTACTACTGGTTCAAGAAGTTTCAGAACGAACCCGGCTCGGAGATGGGCGGGTTCACTAGGATCCTGCACAATGGGAAGCCGGACAAGTACATGGATGAAATCCCTACTTTTATTGCTCAGCCTTTGCCTGCTGGAATGGATCGG GGTTATATTGTTCTCAACCGACCATGGGCATTTGTGCAATGGCTTCAGCAAGCAGACATTAAAGAAGA TTACATACTGATGTCAGAGCCCGATCATGTAATTGTCAAGCCAATACCGAACTTGTCTATTGATGGGCTTGGAGCTGCATTTCCTTTCTTCTACATTGAACCGACGAAGTATGAGTCGGTCCTCCGGAAATACTTCCCTGAGGACAAGGGACCAATAACTAAAATTGATCCAATTGGAAATTCTCCCGTCATCGTTGGGAAG GAATCTCTCAAGAAAATTGCTCCCAcgtggatgaatgtttctttGGCAATGAAGAAGGATCCTGAGACAGACAAAGCTTTTGGTTGGGTTCTTGAAAT GTATGCTTATGCTGTTGCATCCGCTCACCATGGGGTTGGTAATATCTTATACAAGGACTTCATGCTTCAG CCTCCGTGGGATAAAGAAATTGGCAAGAAGTTCATAATTCATTACACGTATGGATGTGACTATAATATGAAG GGTGAACTAACATATGGGAAAATTGGAGAATGGAGATTTGATAAACGGTCTTATGATACTGTTGCACCGCCTAGAAACCTTCCTATGCCTCCACATGGTGTTCCAGAAAGCGTG GTGACCCTGGTGAAAATGTTGAATGAAGCCACAGCAAACATTCCAAGTTGGGGGGAATAG